The Syngnathus typhle isolate RoL2023-S1 ecotype Sweden linkage group LG3, RoL_Styp_1.0, whole genome shotgun sequence genome window below encodes:
- the LOC133152032 gene encoding uncharacterized protein LOC133152032, with protein MLEERYGNPFLIAKAFRDKIDSWPKINPKGSVELQELADFLRSCESAMSQIRGLEVLNDCNENQKILSKLPDWLTSRWNRKVIEIEEETHMFPSFSQFVKFLTREAKIACSPITSLHALKPTERVLEKGSKIRSPGAKVFATSSDGQAVPTNCIFCDKVGHSLQRCRRFMQKTILERVKFVQVRKLCFGCLKSGHRSKDCGERNTCDTCEKGHPTCLHDDRTKEERMSTKPYGSRCSDKPKEKEIEQPQEQANPPSNEATTNRVVQNTVNTHTSTIIPVWLSSVSEPNREVLVYALLDTQSDTTFVLEEAVKALHTKSAPV; from the coding sequence ATGCTAGAAGAACGATATGGCAATCCATTCCTAATCGCCAAGGCTTTCAGAGACAAGATCGACTCATGGCCCAAGATAAATCCCAAAGGCAGTGTGGAGCTTCAAGAACTTGCTGACTTCCTGCGCAGCTGTGAGTCTGCCATGTCTCAAATCAGAGGTCTTGAAGTACTAAATGACTGCAACGAGAACCAGAAAATACTCTCCAAACTACCAGACTGGTTGACCTCAAGATGGAACagaaaggtcattgaaatagaAGAAGAAACTCACATGTTCCCCAGCTTCAGTCAGTTTGTAAAGTTCCTCACGCGTGAAGCCAAAATTGCATGCAGTCCTATTACATCTCTCCATGCTCTGAAACCAACGGAAAGAGTTTTGGAGAAGGGCTCAAAGATCAGAAGTCCTGGAGCAAAGGTCTTTGCAACCAGCTCAGATGGGCAAGCCGTCCCCACAAACTGTATCTTCTGTGACAAGGTCGGACACAGTCTTCAAAGGTGCCGGAGGTTCATGCAGAAGACAATCTTAGAACGAGTCAAGTTTGTTCAAGTAAGAAAGTTGTGCTTCGGCTGTCTGAAGTCTGGTCATCGCTCCAAGGACTGTGGTGAAAGAAACACATGTGATACTTGTGAGAAAGGACATCCAACTTGCCTTCATGATGATCGCACCAAGGAAGAAAGAATGTCAACAAAGCCGTATGGATCAAGGTGCAGTGACAAGCCCAAAGAGAAGGAAATTGAACAGCCACAAGAGCAGGCAAACCCACCATCAAATGAGGCAACAACAAACAGAGTCGTACAGAATACCGTGAACACGCATACTTCCACAATAATTCCAGTGTGGCTGTCATCTGTAAGTGAGCCGAATCGTGAAGTCCTGGTGTATGCGCTCCTTGACACACAAAGTGACACAACCTTTGTCCTTGAGGAGGCAGTAAAGGCTCTCCACACAAAGAGTGCACCAGTTTAG